A region from the Desulfuromonadaceae bacterium genome encodes:
- a CDS encoding GDP-mannose 4,6-dehydratase has translation ADAAFHAATLRYFNPVGAHASGLIGEDPSGIPNNLMPFICQVAVGRRPYLNVFGNDYPTRDGTGVRDYLHVVDLARAHVSALEYLFRAERSLLVNLGTGHGASVLELVHAFAQASGCAVPFKIADRRPGDVAMCYADPTLAQKLLGWRAEYDVLRMCTDAWRWQQQNPHGYSKS, from the coding sequence CGGCGGATGCGGCTTTTCACGCTGCTACACTCCGTTATTTTAATCCGGTTGGCGCCCATGCGAGCGGATTGATCGGCGAAGATCCGAGCGGCATACCGAATAACTTGATGCCCTTCATCTGTCAGGTGGCGGTCGGCCGGCGTCCGTATCTGAATGTTTTTGGCAACGACTACCCGACCCGCGACGGCACCGGGGTGCGTGACTATCTGCATGTGGTTGATTTGGCCCGCGCCCATGTGTCGGCCCTTGAATATTTATTTCGAGCGGAGCGCAGCCTTCTGGTGAATCTCGGGACCGGTCATGGCGCCAGCGTTTTGGAGCTTGTTCATGCCTTTGCACAGGCAAGCGGATGTGCGGTGCCATTCAAAATTGCCGATCGTCGCCCTGGCGACGTGGCAATGTGCTATGCTGACCCGACTTTGGCGCAAAAATTACTCGGCTGGCGGGCCGAATACGATGTCTTGCGTATGTGTACTGATGCCTGGCGCTGGCAGCAACAGAATCCGCATGGATACAGCAAAAGTTGA
- a CDS encoding sugar transferase has product MLREQAKVFNRLSVFSDSCTVLCAFIVAYYLRSYFIGSDHNTLRENLWTISIIVPVWCFLLFHHHLYSSIRRLSYFDILAKLVNVHIFGGIAVTSIFYLLNYDFFRRGFFLLFIGTAFVFCVIEKCSLKFVLNRLRKKGFNSRNLLIVGSEKKAETFISLVKEHEDWGLKIVGFVQAQNAGAKEFMCGYPVLGQIGQLMDVCKSQTVDEVVFCLPRPKELTINVEEYLRDLEVLGITVRMVLGDYDVYKSRRELSLFHERIPILTFHSKAFDAQQLFYKRVLDIVGALVGLTINLVIFPFLYIAIKRDSPGPIFFSQERVGVNGRIFMCWKYRSMYIDAEERKKDLLDQNEMNGAIFKIENDPRITKVGHLLRKTSLDELPQFWNVLKGEMSLVGTRPPTPAEVAEYEDWHRKRIVIKPGITGMWQVNGRNQITDFDDIVRLDLKYIDHWSFWLDIKILLKTVKVVLFREGSC; this is encoded by the coding sequence ATGCTAAGAGAACAGGCTAAAGTTTTTAATCGTCTCTCGGTTTTTTCCGATTCATGTACTGTCCTTTGTGCATTTATTGTTGCCTATTATCTGCGCAGTTACTTCATTGGCAGTGATCACAACACGCTCCGGGAAAACCTGTGGACCATCTCTATTATTGTGCCAGTCTGGTGCTTTCTGCTCTTTCATCATCATCTTTATTCATCGATCCGTCGTTTAAGTTATTTTGACATCCTGGCCAAGCTGGTCAATGTTCACATTTTTGGTGGCATCGCCGTTACTTCCATTTTTTATTTGTTAAATTACGATTTTTTTAGACGAGGTTTCTTTTTGCTGTTTATTGGAACAGCCTTTGTGTTTTGCGTGATTGAAAAATGTTCGCTTAAATTTGTACTTAATCGCCTGCGAAAGAAGGGGTTCAATTCCAGAAATTTACTGATTGTTGGTTCCGAGAAAAAAGCAGAGACATTTATCTCTTTGGTCAAAGAACACGAAGACTGGGGCCTGAAAATTGTCGGATTTGTTCAAGCACAAAACGCCGGAGCCAAAGAGTTTATGTGTGGCTATCCGGTTCTTGGGCAAATAGGTCAGCTGATGGATGTTTGTAAGAGTCAAACGGTTGACGAGGTTGTTTTTTGTTTGCCGCGACCCAAGGAACTGACCATCAATGTTGAAGAATATCTACGAGACTTAGAGGTGCTTGGGATAACGGTTCGTATGGTATTGGGTGACTATGACGTTTATAAAAGCCGTCGTGAACTCAGCCTTTTTCACGAGCGCATCCCGATTCTGACCTTCCATTCCAAGGCGTTCGACGCACAGCAACTGTTTTACAAGAGAGTGCTGGATATTGTTGGCGCGTTGGTCGGGCTGACGATCAATCTGGTCATTTTTCCTTTTCTTTACATTGCAATTAAACGGGATTCCCCCGGACCGATCTTCTTCAGTCAGGAGCGGGTCGGCGTAAACGGTCGGATCTTCATGTGCTGGAAGTATCGTTCGATGTATATCGACGCCGAGGAGCGTAAAAAAGATCTCCTCGACCAAAATGAGATGAACGGGGCGATTTTCAAGATTGAAAATGATCCCCGCATTACAAAAGTCGGACACCTTTTGCGTAAGACCAGTCTGGACGAGTTGCCGCAGTTTTGGAATGTGCTTAAAGGGGAAATGAGTCTGGTCGGGACGCGTCCGCCAACTCCCGCCGAAGTTGCCGAGTACGAGGACTGGCACCGTAAACGCATTGTCATCAAACCAGGAATTACCGGTATGTGGCAGGTTAACGGCCGCAATCAGATCACCGATTTTGACGACATTGTCCGTCTTGATCTTAAATATATCGATCACTGGAGTTTTTGGCTGGACATTAAGATTCTGTTGAAAACAGTCAAGGTCGTGTTGTTCCGTGAAGGAAGTTGTTAG